A DNA window from Danio aesculapii chromosome 1, fDanAes4.1, whole genome shotgun sequence contains the following coding sequences:
- the LOC130222396 gene encoding glutathione hydrolase 1 proenzyme-like, with protein MGIGGGLVFTIYNASNGKVETINARETAPMSATADMFDNDPQKQYPGLLIAVPGELRGYEMAHKRYGRLPWKELFVPSIKLASEGFKIGKALANAINDEKEKILKNAALREVFCDSHNTTLKENDTISFPQLAATYRKIAKNGANAFYNGSLTQTLVNDINAAGGNITREDLKDYKPELTEYALNFTVGRYTFYAPTAPFGGPVLALIMKILLGFGFSKKSVSTTENKTLTYHRIIEAFCLSNALKNNLSDPRYDKSVTELIKNMTSDSFADDTRRKIKDNTASACNKLLDDNDDNGTSHVSVLDKDGYAVAVTSSINNYFGSGVMSGSSGIIFNDQMSDFIQMKSERNKIEGGKRPLSSMCPTIILDKGKGKGRKVRMVVGAEGGMNITTSVVQVILNYLYFGYDLKNSVDQPRFHITPIGTYVDDNFNETVIKGLEKKNHTIIRNDTEDSVVQAIGKECTKICAASDFRKYGKPAGY; from the exons ATGGGCATCGGTGGAGGACTGGTGTTCACCATATACAATGCTTCGAATG GAAAGGTGGAGACAATTAATGCTCGAGAGACTGCCCCAATGAGTGCTACAGCAGACATGTTTGACAATGATCCTCAAAAACAGTATCCAG GATTATTAATAGCTGTACCAGGAGAACTGCGTGGTTATGAAATGGCACACAAAAGGTACGGGAGACTGCCATGGAAAGAGCTGTTTGTGCCCAGTATAAAGCTGGCATCAGAGGGGTTTAAGATTGGCAAAGCCCTGGCCAATGCCATCAAtgatgaaaaagagaaaattctGAAAAATGCAGCATTGCG TGAAGTCTTTTGTGACTCACACAATACCACCTTGAAGGAAAATGATACCATAAGTTTTCCCCAACTAGCTGCCACCTACAGGAAGATAGCAAAAAATGGAGCAAATGCATTTTACAACGGGTCACTGACTCAGACTCTAGTGAATGATATCAACGCTGCAG GAGGAAATATCACACGTGAAGACCTAAAGGATTATAAACCAGAGTTGACAGAGTATGCATTGAATTTTACAGTGGGGAGGTACACATTCTATGCTCCAACTGCTCCATTCGGTGGACCTGTGCTCGCTCTGATAATGAAAATACTCCTGG GTTTCGGCTTCTCAAAGAAAAGTGTGTCCACAACAGAGAATAAGACTTTGACCTATCATCGCATCATAGAGGCTTTCTGCTTATCTAATGCCTTGAAGAATAATCTGTCGGACCCACGTTATGATAAAAGCGTCACTGAG TTAATCAAAAACATGACTTCAGACAGCTTTGCGGACGACACCAGGAGGAAGATTAAAGATAACACTGCATCAGCCTGCAACAAGCTGCTGGATGACAATGATGACAATGGCACATCTCACGTGTCTGTCCTTGATAAAGACGGCTATGCAGTAGCAGTGACCAGCAGCATCAATAACTA TTTCGGTTCTGGTGTGATGTCAGGCAGTTCAGGCATTATATTTAATGACCAGATGTCAGATTTCATTCAGATGAAGAGTGAACGTAACAAAATTGAAGGAG GTAAAAGACCCCTGTCATCAATGTGTCCCACAATAATACTGGACAAAGGAAAAGGAAAAGGAAGAAAAGTCAGAATGGTGGTTGGAGCAGAAGGAGGGATGAATATCACCACATCTGTTGTTCAG GTGATCCTGAACTACCTGTACTTTGGCTATGATCTGAAGAACTCTGTTGATCAACCCAGATTTCACATCACACCAATTGGGACATATGTGGATGATAACTTTAATGAG ACTGTGATTAAAGGCTTGGAGAAGAAGAATCATACTATTATACGTAACGATACTGAAGATTCAGTGGTTCAGGCGATTGGAAAAGAATGCACCAAAATCTGTGCTGCATCTGACTTCAGGAAATATGGCAAACCTGCTGGATACTGA